One window from the genome of Sesamum indicum cultivar Zhongzhi No. 13 linkage group LG15, S_indicum_v1.0, whole genome shotgun sequence encodes:
- the LOC105178082 gene encoding cytochrome P450 CYP82D47-like translates to MEFSSALYAAITFFLLLYYYLLYSRSAKLSTQKSKSPPEAGGARPFTGHLHLMNGGTSAGLPHINLAALADKYGPVFTIRLGVRRVLIVSSWELAKELFTTRDVAISSRPNFRAAKHLSYDFAMFGFSPYGSYWRELRKLTSVELLSSRRLELLSHVRVSETLQSVNELYKLWEEKRDGSGCMLVDMKRWFGDLTLNVILSMVAGKRYCGVGADAEETRRCHQVLREFFKLAGVFVAADAMPYLGWLDIGGWEKRMKKTAEEMDGIVGGWLAEHREEEYSGKNQKPQDFMDVMLSAVRSADLQTQYDADTIIKATCVVLISGGSDTTTVMLVWTLSLLLNNRHVFKKAQEELDKHVGRERRVDNSDISNLVYLNAIIKETLRLYPAGPIGGTREFIEDSHIGGYHVPKGTWLIVNLWKLHRDPNVWGDDALEFKPERFLSRGKNVDVKGHDFELIPFGAGRRICPGVTIGLQMLHLVLANLLHAFEVSTVSDEMVDMSESAGLTNMKATPLDVLVAPRLPPTLYI, encoded by the exons ATGGAATTCAGCTCTGCCCTCTATGCAGCCATTaccttctttcttcttctctacTATTACCTCCTGTATTCAAGGTCCGCTAAGCTATCAACCCAAAAATCCAAATCGCCACCTGAAGCTGGCGGCGCGAGGCCTTTTACAGGCCATCTCCACCTCATGAATGGCGGCACCTCCGCCGGACTTCCTCACATCAACTTAGCAGCCCTGGCCGACAAATACGGGCCTGTTTTCACCATCCGTCTCGGTGTACGCCGAGTCCTGATCGTGAGCAGCTGGGAACTTGCCAAAGAACTGTTCACCACACGCGATGTGGCAATCTCTTCCCGTCCAAACTTCAGAGCTGCCAAACACTTGAGCTACGACTTCGCCATGTTCGGGTTCTCCCCATATGGCTCATACTGGCGCGAGCTGCGCAAGCTGACCTCGGTTGAGCTGCTCTCAAGCCGCAGGCTTGAGCTGCTGAGCCACGTACGTGTGTCAGAAACTCTGCAGTCCGTAAACGAGCTTTATAAGCTCTGGGAAGAGAAAAGAGACGGGTCGGGCTGCATGTTGGTGGACATGAAGCGATGGTTCGGGGACTTGACTTTGAATGTGATCCTCAGCATGGTGGCGGGGAAGAGATACTGTGGCGTTGGAGCCGATGCAGAGGAGACGAGACGGTGCCACCAGGTACTGAGGGAGTTCTTCAAGTTGGCGGGGGTGTTCGTGGCAGCTGACGCCATGCCTTATCTAGGGTGGCTGGATATAGGTGGATGGGAGAAGAGAATGAAGAAAACTGCAGAGGAAATGGACGGAATTGTAGGAGGATGGTTGGCGGAGCATAGGGAAGAGGAATATTCCGGCAAGAATCAGAAGCCGCAGGACTTCATGGATGTGATGCTGTCAGCTGTGCGAAGCGCGGACCTTCAGACTCAATATGATGCTGATACCATCATCAAAGCAACATGCGTG GTTTTGATCAGTGGAGGTAGCGACACCACGACGGTCATGTTGGTATGGACACTCTCCCTCCTGTTGAACAATCGTCATGTCTTTAAAAAGGCTCAAGAAGAGCTAGACAAGCATGTCGGGAGAGAAAGGCGAGTAGACAATTCAGATATCAGCAATCTAGTCTATCTGAATGCCATCATCAAAGAGACTTTGAGATTGTACCCTGCTGGCCCTATAGGAGGAACACGGGAGTTCATCGAAGACAGCCATATAGGAGGCTACCATGTCCCGAAGGGCACATGGCTAATAGTGAACTTGTGGAAGTTACATCGTGATCCAAACGTGTGGGGAGACGACGCCTTGGAGTTTAAGCCGGAGAGGTTTTTGAGTAGAGGCAAAAATGTGGATGTGAAGGGGCATGATTTTGAGTTGATACCATTTGGTGCAGGTAGGAGAATTTGCCCTGGAGTGACTATTGGGCTGCAAATGTTGCATTTGGTACTGGCTAATTTGTTGCATGCTTTCGAGGTCTCAACTGTGAGTGATGAAATGGTTGATATGAGTGAGAGTGCTGGATTGACTAACATGAAAGCCACACCACTTGATGTTCTTGTCGCCCCAAGACTACCTCCTACTCTTTACATATAA